Proteins from a genomic interval of Pseudomonas sp. RC10:
- the pbpC gene encoding peptidoglycan glycosyltransferase PbpC (penicillin-binding protein 1C) produces MVGALSLCLLLWLADRVWPLPLPKDDLARVVLAEDGTPLWRFADANGVWRYPVTVDQVSPYYLEALLTYEDRWFYQHPGVNPMALVRATWQNLSGGHVVSGGSTLSMQVARLLDPHARTLPGKLRQLWRTMQLEWHLSKQEILGLYLNRAPFGGTLQGVAAASWAYLGKSPQQLTRADAALLAVLPQAPSRLRPDRHPQRAQAARDKVLRRLAELGEWPQQSVNEALEEPLLLAPRQEPTLAPLLARRLNRPNSPPLIRTTLDAGLQRRLEDLLLGWRARLPERTSAAILVVEAENMATRAYVGSVDIGDDKRFGHVDMVNALRSPGSTLKPFLYGKAMDAGLIHSESLMQDVPRRYGDYRPGNFSSGFNGAVAASSALSMSLNLPAVQLLEAYGPKRFAAELRNGGVPLTLPPLAEPNLALILGGAGSRLEDLVGGYSAFARGGRSADIRLQPEDRLRDRPMMSPGAAWIIRRILSGQSRPDLDLHADLVQRPQLAWKTGTSYGFRDAWSIGVGPRFLIGVWIGRPDGTPVPGQFGLASAAPLMLQVHDLLVNRDAQRNILPPVQPVPLSVGVAAICWPLGQTMNKSDSNCRRQRFAWTLDGTTPPTLQATDQPLGLGLLEKVWINDKGLRVGASCPHAEPRDIALWPAPLEPWLPKSERREARLPAVDPSCPPQGLSLAAPISIVGVREGDQLRLPTGSQQQLRLKLSALGGNGRRWWFIDGAPVGDTANQDSYTHTFNRLGRYQLSVLDESGQTARVEFSVVD; encoded by the coding sequence ATGGTCGGCGCTTTGAGCCTGTGCTTGCTGCTCTGGCTCGCCGACCGAGTCTGGCCGTTGCCCCTGCCCAAGGACGATCTGGCCCGCGTGGTGCTGGCCGAAGACGGCACGCCGCTCTGGCGCTTCGCCGATGCCAACGGCGTGTGGCGCTACCCGGTCACGGTGGATCAGGTCTCACCTTATTACCTAGAAGCGCTGCTGACGTACGAAGACCGCTGGTTCTACCAGCATCCTGGCGTGAACCCGATGGCGCTGGTCCGGGCCACGTGGCAAAACCTCAGCGGCGGGCACGTGGTCTCGGGGGGCAGCACGCTGTCGATGCAGGTCGCCCGGTTGCTCGATCCTCACGCCCGAACCTTGCCCGGCAAGTTGCGCCAGTTGTGGCGAACGATGCAACTGGAGTGGCATCTGTCCAAGCAGGAAATCCTCGGTTTGTACCTCAATCGCGCGCCCTTCGGTGGCACGTTGCAAGGTGTGGCGGCGGCGAGTTGGGCGTACCTCGGCAAGTCGCCGCAACAACTGACCCGCGCCGACGCTGCATTGCTGGCGGTATTACCGCAGGCGCCGAGCCGCTTGCGTCCGGATCGTCATCCGCAACGCGCTCAGGCCGCTCGCGACAAGGTGCTCAGGCGCCTGGCCGAGTTGGGCGAATGGCCGCAGCAGTCGGTCAACGAAGCGCTGGAAGAACCGCTGCTGCTCGCCCCGCGTCAGGAACCGACCCTCGCGCCACTCTTGGCGCGGCGCTTGAATCGACCGAACAGCCCGCCGTTGATTCGCACGACACTGGACGCCGGTTTGCAGCGTCGCCTTGAAGACCTTCTGCTGGGCTGGCGCGCGCGTTTACCCGAGCGCACGTCAGCGGCGATTCTGGTGGTCGAGGCCGAGAACATGGCGACCCGCGCCTATGTTGGCTCAGTCGATATCGGCGACGACAAACGCTTCGGCCACGTCGACATGGTCAATGCGTTGCGCTCTCCGGGTTCGACGCTGAAACCCTTTTTGTACGGCAAGGCAATGGACGCAGGGCTGATCCATTCCGAATCGCTGATGCAGGACGTGCCACGTCGTTACGGCGATTACCGTCCGGGGAACTTCTCGTCCGGTTTCAATGGCGCGGTGGCGGCGAGTTCTGCATTGTCGATGTCGCTCAATCTGCCCGCCGTGCAACTGCTGGAGGCTTACGGCCCGAAACGCTTTGCTGCCGAACTGCGCAATGGCGGGGTGCCGTTGACCTTGCCTCCGTTGGCTGAACCGAACCTGGCGCTGATCCTCGGTGGCGCGGGCAGTCGGTTGGAAGATCTGGTGGGCGGCTACAGCGCGTTCGCACGGGGAGGGCGCAGCGCCGACATTCGTCTGCAGCCGGAGGATCGTCTGCGTGATCGGCCAATGATGTCCCCTGGCGCGGCGTGGATCATCCGGCGGATTCTGAGCGGCCAGTCGCGCCCCGATCTCGACCTTCACGCTGATCTGGTGCAGCGCCCGCAACTGGCGTGGAAAACCGGCACCAGTTATGGCTTTCGCGATGCCTGGTCGATTGGGGTGGGGCCACGATTCCTGATAGGCGTGTGGATCGGCAGGCCCGACGGGACGCCCGTACCGGGGCAGTTCGGTCTGGCCTCGGCGGCGCCGCTGATGTTGCAGGTACACGACCTGTTGGTGAACCGCGATGCCCAGCGCAACATCCTGCCGCCCGTGCAACCGGTGCCGCTCAGCGTAGGCGTGGCCGCGATCTGCTGGCCGCTCGGGCAGACCATGAACAAGAGCGACTCCAACTGCCGACGTCAGCGCTTCGCCTGGACGCTGGACGGCACCACGCCGCCGACCTTGCAAGCCACCGATCAGCCGTTGGGCTTGGGGCTGCTGGAGAAAGTCTGGATCAACGACAAAGGCCTGCGCGTCGGCGCCAGTTGTCCGCACGCTGAACCCCGTGACATCGCGCTCTGGCCTGCGCCATTGGAACCGTGGTTGCCGAAAAGTGAGCGGCGTGAGGCGCGCTTGCCTGCCGTCGATCCCTCATGCCCGCCTCAGGGCTTGAGCCTGGCCGCGCCGATTTCAATCGTGGGCGTGCGCGAAGGCGATCAACTGCGTTTGCCCACCGGCAGCCAGCAGCAGTTGCGATTGAAGCTGTCGGCATTGGGCGGCAACGGTCGGCGCTGGTGGTTCATCGACGGCGCGCCGGTGGGGGATACCGCCAATCAGGACAGCTACACCCACACCTTCAACCGCTTGGGGCGCTATCAACTGAGCGTGCTGGACGAAAGCGGGCAGACGGCGCGGGTGGAGTTCAGTGTGGTGGATTAG
- a CDS encoding alpha-2-macroglobulin: MLNKGLFLACALVLLSACDSSTSDKPAPAPAQPAAPQAAAVDTAKPKPAVDLPALSKRYAGRELTVVDVSEIQLDGASTLSLSFSVPLNPDQKFAEKVHVVDSVNGKVDGAWELSDNLMELRLRHLEPKRKLVLTIDSGLVAVNSNTLAAEYSARLETSDLQATVGFASRGSLLPTRLAEGLPVIALNVDKVDVEFFRIKPDSLPAFLSSWEGASSLQSYESKELLPMADLVYGGRFDLNPARNTRETVLLPIAGLKQLQQPGVYLAVMRASGTYNYSQPATLFTLSDIGLSVHRYSNRLDVFTQALEGGKALSGVDLELYDDKGRVVGQGKTDNAGHAELPLPAKAEVLLAKQAEQTSMLRLNSAALDLAEFDITGPQAHPLQFFIFGPRDLYRPGEVVLLNGLLRDNDGKRVKAQPITVEVRRPDEQVSRKFVWDADATGLYQYQLQLSDEAPTGRWQLVFDLGDGKPQLYEFQVEDFLPERMALELKGSDTPLAPDAAFDISINGRYLYGAPASGNRLTGQLYVRPLREAVPGLPGYQFGSVTEEDLKQDLEIEDSTLDANGQLDLSIDSQWAKARSPLQLVLQASLQESGGRPITRRLTQPVWPADTMPGLRGLFDGEATDGDGPVEFEVLMADAEGHKLAADNLKVRLIRERRDYYWNYSDSDGWSYHYNEKYLNLSEETVSVKKDSTAKVSFPVEWGPYRVEVEDPATGIVSSVRFWAGYRWQDNAEGGAVRPDQVKLALDKKAYADGDTAKVTVTPPSAGKGYLLVESSEGPLWWQEIDVPAEGKTFDVPVDKKWARHDLYVSALVIRPGERKANVTPKRAVGVLHLPLDRSQRKLALTVTAPEKMRPKQPLKLKVNAKNADGSIPKDVHVLVAAVDVGILNITEYPTPDPFASLFGRKEYGADQLDIYGQLIEAGRNRLASLAFGGDAALAKGGKRPETSVTIVALQSAPVTLNEQGDAEVSVDIPDFNGELRIMAQAWTDERYGMAEAKTVVAAPLIAELSAPRFLAGGDQTKVALDLSNLSGKPQKLNVQVTADGQLSLGEGDGSKAVSLNQGQRTTLQIPVKAQGGFGKGVIRVTVNGLDLPGENLPAFSREWTIGVRPAYPAMLRQYRAVLKDQAWSLPDGALDAFEPAGREALLAVSSRPPLNLGEQIRALKAYPYGCLEQTTSGLYPSLYADAATLKRLGLEGESDAERKRKIEIGIERLLGMQRYNGSFGLWGADGEEEYWLTAYVTDFLLRARDQGFAVPPDALKKANERLLRYLQERNQIEVNYSENAEHTRFAVQAYAGLVLSRSQQAPLGALRSLFDRRTDARSGLPLVQLSIALEKMGDKPRADQALLAGLAASRKANDWLADYGSPLRDQALILSLLEENKLASDKVEERLFALSDQVAASRYLSTQERNSLFLAGRDLLGKPEAKWAATLYSGSNNRELSNDQPGVKLDSSVLASPLTVQSTNGETLYQQMTISGYPSQPPVAGGENLAIRREYLGMDGEALNLNALKSGELVLVHLELKSKERVPDALVVDLLPAGLEIENQNLAQSAASLEDASESVKQWRESMENAGLKHQEFRGDRYVAAVDLQGFNTVHLLYLARAVTPGTYRVPPPQVESMYRPNWQALGDAPAQLVVKGKK; encoded by the coding sequence ATGCTTAACAAAGGATTGTTCCTGGCCTGCGCGCTGGTACTGCTCAGTGCCTGCGATTCCTCCACCTCCGACAAACCCGCTCCAGCCCCCGCGCAACCTGCCGCGCCTCAAGCGGCGGCGGTGGACACGGCCAAGCCCAAACCTGCGGTGGACCTGCCTGCGCTGAGCAAGCGTTACGCCGGGCGTGAGCTGACGGTGGTGGACGTGTCGGAAATCCAGCTCGACGGCGCCAGCACGCTGTCGCTGAGCTTTTCCGTCCCGCTGAATCCCGACCAGAAGTTCGCCGAAAAAGTGCATGTGGTCGACAGCGTGAATGGCAAGGTCGATGGCGCATGGGAGCTGTCGGACAACCTCATGGAACTGCGCCTGCGCCACCTTGAGCCCAAGCGCAAGCTGGTCTTGACCATCGACTCTGGCCTCGTGGCAGTGAACAGCAACACGCTGGCGGCGGAATATTCGGCCCGTCTGGAAACCTCCGACCTGCAAGCCACAGTGGGCTTCGCCAGCCGAGGCAGCCTGTTGCCGACGCGTCTGGCCGAAGGCCTGCCGGTGATCGCGCTGAACGTCGACAAAGTCGATGTCGAATTCTTTCGCATCAAGCCCGACTCGCTGCCCGCGTTCCTCAGTTCGTGGGAAGGCGCGTCCAGCCTGCAAAGCTATGAATCCAAAGAGCTGCTGCCCATGGCCGATCTGGTCTACGGCGGCCGTTTCGACCTGAACCCTGCGCGCAACACTCGGGAAACCGTGCTGCTGCCGATTGCAGGCCTCAAGCAGCTGCAACAGCCGGGCGTGTACCTGGCCGTCATGCGCGCCTCCGGCACCTACAACTATTCGCAACCGGCAACGCTGTTCACCCTCAGCGACATCGGTCTTTCTGTGCACCGCTACAGCAATCGTCTGGACGTCTTCACCCAAGCGCTTGAAGGCGGCAAGGCCCTGAGCGGCGTCGATCTGGAACTGTATGACGACAAGGGCCGCGTGGTCGGCCAAGGCAAGACCGATAACGCCGGTCACGCCGAACTGCCGTTGCCCGCCAAGGCCGAGGTGCTGCTGGCCAAGCAGGCCGAACAGACCAGCATGCTGCGCCTCAACAGCGCCGCGCTGGACCTGGCCGAGTTCGACATCACCGGTCCCCAGGCGCATCCGTTGCAATTCTTCATCTTCGGCCCGCGCGACCTGTATCGCCCTGGCGAAGTCGTGCTGCTCAACGGTCTGCTGCGGGACAACGACGGCAAGCGTGTGAAAGCTCAGCCGATCACCGTGGAAGTGCGCCGTCCGGACGAGCAGGTCAGTCGCAAATTCGTGTGGGACGCTGACGCAACCGGGCTGTATCAGTATCAATTGCAGCTGTCGGACGAGGCCCCGACCGGGCGCTGGCAACTGGTGTTCGACCTGGGCGACGGCAAGCCGCAGCTCTATGAATTTCAGGTCGAGGATTTCCTGCCCGAGCGCATGGCCCTCGAACTCAAAGGCAGCGATACGCCACTGGCGCCTGATGCGGCGTTCGATATTTCCATCAATGGCCGCTACCTCTACGGTGCTCCTGCGTCGGGCAACCGCCTGACGGGTCAGCTCTATGTGCGTCCGCTGCGTGAAGCGGTGCCGGGGCTGCCGGGGTATCAATTCGGTTCGGTCACCGAAGAAGACCTCAAGCAGGACCTGGAAATCGAAGACAGCACACTCGACGCCAACGGTCAGCTTGATCTGAGCATCGACAGCCAATGGGCCAAGGCCCGTTCGCCGCTGCAATTGGTGCTGCAAGCCAGCCTGCAAGAGTCGGGTGGACGTCCGATTACCCGCCGTCTGACCCAGCCGGTCTGGCCTGCGGATACGATGCCGGGCCTGCGTGGCCTGTTCGACGGAGAAGCCACCGATGGCGATGGCCCGGTCGAATTCGAAGTGCTGATGGCCGACGCCGAAGGCCACAAGCTGGCCGCCGACAACCTCAAGGTGCGGCTGATTCGTGAGCGTCGCGACTACTACTGGAACTACTCGGACAGCGACGGCTGGAGCTATCACTACAACGAGAAGTACCTGAACCTGTCCGAAGAAACCGTTAGCGTGAAGAAGGATTCCACCGCCAAGGTCAGCTTCCCGGTGGAGTGGGGTCCGTATCGTGTAGAGGTCGAAGACCCGGCCACCGGCATCGTCAGCAGCGTGCGTTTCTGGGCCGGTTACCGCTGGCAGGATAACGCCGAGGGCGGCGCCGTGCGTCCCGATCAGGTCAAGCTGGCGCTGGACAAAAAGGCCTACGCCGATGGCGACACGGCCAAGGTCACGGTGACGCCGCCGTCAGCGGGCAAGGGTTATCTGCTGGTGGAATCCAGCGAAGGGCCGCTGTGGTGGCAAGAGATCGACGTGCCTGCCGAGGGCAAGACCTTCGACGTGCCGGTGGACAAGAAGTGGGCGCGTCACGATCTGTACGTCAGCGCGCTGGTGATCCGTCCCGGTGAGCGCAAGGCCAACGTCACGCCGAAACGCGCGGTCGGTGTGCTGCACCTGCCACTGGACCGCTCGCAGCGCAAGCTGGCATTGACTGTTACGGCGCCGGAGAAGATGCGTCCCAAGCAGCCACTCAAACTCAAGGTCAACGCCAAGAACGCCGACGGCTCGATCCCGAAAGACGTGCACGTGCTGGTCGCGGCGGTGGACGTGGGCATCCTCAATATCACCGAATACCCCACGCCAGACCCGTTCGCCAGCCTGTTCGGTCGCAAGGAATACGGTGCCGATCAGCTCGACATCTATGGGCAGTTGATCGAAGCCGGACGTAATCGTCTGGCCAGCCTCGCCTTCGGCGGTGACGCGGCGTTGGCCAAGGGCGGCAAACGCCCTGAAACCAGCGTGACCATCGTTGCCCTGCAAAGCGCGCCGGTGACGCTGAACGAGCAAGGCGACGCCGAAGTCAGCGTCGACATTCCGGACTTCAACGGCGAGCTGCGGATCATGGCGCAGGCCTGGACCGACGAGCGCTACGGCATGGCCGAAGCGAAAACCGTCGTGGCCGCGCCGCTGATTGCCGAGCTGTCCGCGCCGCGCTTCCTGGCCGGTGGCGACCAGACCAAAGTGGCGCTGGACCTGTCGAACCTCTCCGGCAAGCCGCAGAAGCTCAACGTGCAGGTCACGGCCGACGGGCAATTGAGCCTGGGTGAAGGCGATGGCAGCAAAGCCGTCAGCCTGAATCAGGGCCAGCGCACCACGTTGCAGATTCCGGTGAAGGCTCAGGGCGGTTTTGGCAAAGGCGTGATCCGCGTCACCGTCAACGGTCTGGACTTGCCGGGCGAGAACCTGCCGGCGTTCAGCCGCGAGTGGACCATCGGCGTGCGCCCCGCCTACCCGGCGATGCTGCGTCAGTACCGCGCTGTGCTCAAGGATCAGGCCTGGAGCCTGCCAGATGGCGCGCTCGACGCCTTCGAACCGGCGGGGCGGGAAGCGTTGCTGGCGGTGTCGAGCCGTCCGCCATTGAACCTTGGCGAGCAGATTCGCGCGCTCAAAGCCTACCCGTATGGTTGCCTGGAGCAGACCACCAGCGGGTTGTACCCGTCGCTCTACGCCGACGCTGCGACCCTTAAGCGTCTGGGTCTGGAAGGTGAGTCGGACGCGGAGCGCAAACGCAAGATCGAGATTGGCATCGAGCGTCTGCTGGGCATGCAGCGCTACAACGGCAGCTTCGGCCTGTGGGGTGCGGACGGCGAGGAAGAGTATTGGCTGACGGCGTACGTCACCGACTTCCTGCTGCGCGCCCGCGATCAGGGTTTTGCCGTGCCGCCGGATGCGCTGAAAAAGGCCAACGAGCGTTTGCTGCGTTACCTGCAGGAGCGCAATCAGATCGAGGTCAATTACAGCGAAAACGCCGAGCACACCCGCTTTGCGGTGCAGGCCTATGCGGGGCTGGTGTTGTCGCGCAGCCAGCAGGCGCCGTTGGGGGCGTTGCGCAGCCTGTTCGACCGTCGCACCGATGCGCGTTCGGGTCTGCCGCTGGTGCAGTTGTCCATCGCGCTGGAGAAAATGGGCGACAAGCCGCGTGCCGATCAGGCGTTGCTGGCAGGACTTGCTGCAAGTCGCAAAGCCAACGACTGGCTGGCGGATTACGGCAGCCCGTTGCGCGATCAGGCGCTGATTCTGTCGTTGCTGGAAGAGAACAAGCTGGCGTCGGACAAGGTCGAAGAGCGGCTGTTTGCGCTGTCGGATCAGGTCGCGGCCAGCCGTTATCTTTCGACGCAAGAGCGCAACTCACTGTTCCTTGCCGGACGTGATTTGCTCGGCAAACCTGAGGCCAAGTGGGCAGCGACGTTGTACAGCGGCAGCAACAACCGGGAGCTGAGCAACGACCAGCCGGGCGTGAAGCTCGACAGCTCGGTGTTGGCGTCGCCACTGACGGTCCAGAGCACGAATGGTGAGACGCTGTATCAGCAGATGACCATTTCCGGGTACCCGTCGCAGCCACCAGTGGCGGGGGGCGAGAACCTGGCGATTCGTCGCGAATACCTCGGCATGGATGGCGAGGCCCTGAACCTCAACGCTTTGAAAAGCGGCGAGCTGGTGCTGGTACACCTGGAACTGAAATCCAAGGAGCGCGTGCCGGATGCATTGGTGGTGGACCTGCTGCCAGCCGGTCTTGAGATCGAAAACCAGAACCTGGCGCAAAGTGCGGCGAGTCTGGAAGACGCCAGCGAGTCGGTGAAGCAGTGGCGCGAGTCGATGGAAAACGCCGGGCTGAAACATCAGGAATTCCGGGGTGACCGTTATGTGGCGGCAGTGGATTTGCAGGGCTTTAACACCGTGCACCTGCTGTACCTGGCGCGTGCGGTGACACCGGGTACTTATCGCGTCCCGCCGCCGCAAGTGGAATCGATGTACCGGCCGAACTGGCAGGCATTGGGCGACGCGCCTGCTCAGTTGGTGGTGAAAGGGAAGAAGTAA
- a CDS encoding MATE family efflux transporter — MSNFFADWRQRVTHRQVWALAAPMILSNLSVPLVSLVDSTVIGHLPHAHQLGAVAVGGTLYSFLAWAMSFLRMGTTGFAAQAAGRNDGSALRQVLLQGLLLALGFSVLLGLIGLPFQHLALQIMQPSPDLNDLTQDFFHTRLLGLPAALASYALVGWFLGLQNARAPLAILLTTNLVNVALNLWFVLGLDWGVVGCARASVIAEWVGALLGLALTRKGLRDYPGQLIVSALRRWHNWRPLLGVNRDIFIRSLVLQSVFFFITVQGARLGDATVAANALLLNGLLLTANALDGLAHAVEALCGHAIGARDREALRRSLNVATGWSLICSVAFAVFFLLAGHLFVEMQTDIVEVREIAFVYLPYLAVLPLVAVWSYLLDGLFIGATRATEMRNAMVVTALISAPFAWLAHGFGNHGLWVAFLLFMALRAVTLGVIARRLNRTGGWFV; from the coding sequence ATGTCCAATTTCTTTGCAGACTGGCGTCAGCGCGTCACCCATCGACAGGTGTGGGCGCTGGCTGCGCCGATGATTCTGTCGAACCTCTCTGTGCCGCTGGTTTCGCTGGTGGACAGCACGGTGATTGGCCATTTGCCCCATGCCCATCAGCTCGGCGCGGTGGCGGTCGGTGGCACGCTGTACAGTTTTCTGGCCTGGGCGATGAGCTTTCTGCGCATGGGCACCACGGGATTCGCTGCGCAGGCGGCGGGGCGCAATGACGGCTCGGCGTTGCGTCAGGTGCTGCTTCAGGGCCTCTTGCTGGCGCTCGGGTTTTCGGTGTTGCTAGGGCTGATCGGCCTGCCGTTCCAGCATCTCGCGTTGCAGATCATGCAGCCCTCCCCCGACCTCAACGACCTGACGCAAGACTTCTTCCACACCCGACTGCTGGGGCTGCCTGCCGCGTTGGCGAGCTACGCACTGGTAGGCTGGTTTCTCGGTCTGCAAAACGCCCGGGCGCCGCTGGCGATTCTGCTGACGACCAATCTTGTGAACGTCGCGCTCAACCTGTGGTTCGTGCTCGGACTCGACTGGGGCGTCGTTGGCTGCGCCCGCGCGTCGGTCATCGCGGAATGGGTCGGCGCGCTGCTGGGGTTGGCGCTGACTCGCAAAGGGCTTCGTGATTATCCCGGCCAATTGATCGTGTCGGCGCTCAGGCGCTGGCACAACTGGCGGCCGCTGCTCGGGGTCAACCGCGACATCTTCATTCGCAGCCTGGTGCTGCAATCGGTGTTTTTCTTTATCACGGTGCAAGGCGCACGGTTGGGGGATGCAACGGTGGCCGCCAACGCGCTGTTGCTCAACGGCTTGCTGCTGACCGCCAACGCACTGGACGGTCTGGCTCATGCCGTGGAAGCGTTGTGCGGCCATGCGATTGGTGCTCGGGACCGCGAAGCCCTGCGTCGCTCGTTGAATGTGGCGACAGGCTGGTCTTTGATCTGCAGCGTGGCGTTTGCGGTGTTTTTTCTGTTGGCCGGGCATCTGTTCGTCGAGATGCAGACTGACATCGTGGAAGTCCGCGAGATTGCCTTCGTTTACTTGCCCTACCTCGCCGTGCTGCCGCTGGTAGCGGTCTGGAGCTACTTGCTCGATGGCCTGTTCATCGGCGCGACCCGCGCAACCGAAATGCGCAACGCGATGGTCGTGACCGCGCTGATCTCCGCGCCCTTTGCATGGCTGGCCCATGGTTTTGGCAACCATGGGCTGTGGGTGGCGTTTCTGCTGTTCATGGCGTTGCGGGCGGTGACGTTGGGCGTCATTGCGCGGCGGTTGAATCGCACGGGTGGGTGGTTTGTGTAG
- a CDS encoding alpha/beta hydrolase, translating into MIRIACRLLLAGGLLGLLIGCSPLKVLNAFTPGGTFTRTADLGYGSDPRNRLDIYTPVDAPADAPVVVFFYGGSWNSGSRTDYSFVGEALASRGIVAVLADYRLYPQVHYQGFLDDSARAVGWTRQHIREYGGDPDRLYVMGHSAGGYNAAMLALDPKWLATVGMKPSMLSGWIGLAGPYDFLPIENPEVKPVFYFPNSPPDSQPINHVSASSPPALLIAAKDDTLVNPERNTGGMAKRLRELGVPVRELYFSKPGHATLVAAFSRPMRGLAPVLDEVVRFVHRRDQ; encoded by the coding sequence ATGATCAGAATTGCATGTCGACTGTTGCTCGCGGGCGGATTGTTAGGCCTGTTGATAGGCTGTTCGCCGCTGAAGGTTCTCAACGCATTCACGCCAGGGGGCACGTTCACCAGGACGGCGGACCTTGGCTACGGCAGTGACCCGCGCAATCGGCTGGATATCTACACGCCGGTCGATGCACCCGCCGATGCGCCGGTGGTGGTGTTTTTTTATGGCGGCAGCTGGAACAGCGGTTCGCGCACCGATTACAGCTTTGTCGGAGAGGCGCTGGCTTCGAGGGGCATCGTGGCAGTGCTGGCGGATTACCGGCTTTATCCACAGGTGCATTACCAAGGCTTTCTCGATGACAGCGCGCGAGCGGTGGGCTGGACTCGCCAACACATTCGCGAATATGGCGGCGATCCAGATCGGCTTTACGTGATGGGGCACAGCGCGGGGGGGTACAACGCGGCGATGCTGGCATTGGACCCGAAATGGTTGGCGACGGTGGGCATGAAACCGTCGATGCTCAGCGGTTGGATCGGCTTGGCGGGGCCCTATGATTTCCTGCCGATTGAGAACCCTGAGGTGAAGCCGGTGTTTTATTTTCCGAATTCGCCACCGGACTCGCAGCCCATTAACCACGTCAGCGCTTCATCACCGCCTGCGTTGTTGATCGCGGCGAAAGACGACACTCTCGTCAATCCCGAGCGCAACACCGGAGGCATGGCCAAACGATTGCGGGAACTGGGGGTGCCGGTGCGTGAGCTGTACTTCTCCAAGCCGGGGCATGCGACGTTAGTGGCCGCGTTTTCACGGCCAATGCGCGGGCTGGCGCCGGTGCTGGATGAGGTGGTTCGGTTTGTTCACCGGCGGGATCAATAG
- a CDS encoding contractile injection system protein, VgrG/Pvc8 family translates to MHPFNDIPHLRLDISRHKRSFEVLTCEGHEFADQPYSFQLEILSPNGAVDAHELLFGACFLYPAGSRSGIHGHVQSIMRSSSSERASSDLNQRTPSRYLITVGPRLGLMAYRHNQRIFQGMCAEQIITQVLSEHGIDDSGFFWRRKQPCVTRDYCAQYCETDLQLVQRLCEEENMHYHFLHARTGHVVVFSEDLPEGVSLQPPEWVVQEPSHSLQARIPPLAPKMCMQQACVVGGLFEPARRDDRGRIQVRFEWSNQGDGARFNDCWIPVDPALNQRDQPWWGGMEVVVNFRDGNPNLPYISDRLWDPDINPRARPDPASLTRRVLTTRIDTSAFLDDSRQFSVDDQLVMRLAAHHEMHFRVGTSLVTIDSKSISLSGLKVMLSSIAEAEAEAEIEKEGEGGGTHVLNSAGGAES, encoded by the coding sequence ATGCACCCGTTTAACGACATACCCCACCTGCGTCTGGACATCAGTCGCCACAAACGCTCATTCGAGGTGTTGACCTGCGAAGGGCACGAATTCGCCGACCAGCCCTATAGCTTTCAACTTGAAATTCTCAGCCCGAACGGCGCGGTGGATGCCCATGAACTGCTGTTCGGTGCCTGCTTTCTGTATCCGGCGGGATCGAGGTCGGGTATTCACGGCCATGTCCAGAGCATCATGCGCAGTAGCAGCAGCGAACGCGCCTCCAGTGACCTCAACCAGCGCACGCCCTCGCGTTACTTGATCACCGTGGGCCCACGGCTCGGTCTGATGGCTTATCGTCACAACCAACGGATCTTCCAGGGGATGTGCGCCGAGCAGATCATTACGCAGGTGCTGAGTGAGCACGGGATCGATGACTCGGGTTTCTTCTGGCGTCGCAAACAACCGTGTGTGACACGCGATTATTGTGCCCAGTACTGCGAGACCGACCTGCAACTGGTACAGCGATTGTGCGAAGAAGAAAACATGCACTACCACTTCCTGCATGCTCGGACCGGGCATGTCGTCGTCTTTTCCGAAGACCTCCCGGAAGGCGTGAGCCTTCAGCCACCCGAATGGGTTGTCCAGGAGCCCAGTCACAGCCTGCAAGCACGGATACCGCCCTTGGCACCCAAGATGTGTATGCAGCAGGCCTGCGTCGTCGGTGGATTGTTCGAGCCCGCCCGGCGTGACGACCGAGGCCGGATTCAGGTGCGGTTTGAGTGGAGCAATCAAGGGGATGGCGCTCGATTCAACGATTGCTGGATTCCCGTCGATCCGGCGCTGAACCAGCGTGATCAGCCTTGGTGGGGGGGCATGGAAGTGGTAGTGAATTTTCGTGATGGGAACCCCAACTTGCCTTATATCAGCGACCGGTTATGGGACCCGGACATTAACCCGCGTGCCCGTCCGGACCCCGCCTCGCTGACTCGCCGGGTGTTGACTACCCGGATCGACACGTCGGCGTTTCTCGACGACTCCCGGCAATTCTCTGTCGACGATCAACTGGTCATGCGGCTGGCGGCGCACCATGAAATGCATTTCAGGGTGGGCACGAGTCTCGTGACCATCGATTCGAAAAGCATTTCATTGAGCGGGCTGAAAGTGATGCTGTCTTCCATTGCCGAGGCTGAGGCCGAAGCGGAAATCGAAAAGGAAGGTGAGGGTGGAGGCACACATGTGCTGAATTCAGCGGGCGGGGCGGAGTCGTAA